From a region of the Microcebus murinus isolate Inina chromosome 23, M.murinus_Inina_mat1.0, whole genome shotgun sequence genome:
- the NPL gene encoding N-acetylneuraminate lyase isoform X3, whose product MVTTRRLPSSSMASPKKKLQGLVAATITPMTENGEINFSVIGQYVDYLVKEQGVKNVFVNGTTGEGLSLSISERRRVAEEWVTKGRNKLDQVVIHVGALSLKESQELAQHAAEIGADGIAVLAPFFLKPWNKDVLINFLKEVAAAAPALPFYYYHIPALTGIKIRAEELLDGIQDKIPTFQGLKFSDTDLLDFGQCVDQNRQRQFAFLFGVDEQLLSALVMGATGAVGSFVSRDLSTLCSN is encoded by the exons ATGGTGACGACCCGGAG ACTTCCCAGCAGCTCAATGGCCTCCCCAAAGAAGAAACTTCAGGGTCTGGTCGCTGCAACCATCACGCCGATGACTGAGAACGG AGAAATCAACTTTTCAGTAATTGGCCAGTATGTGGATTATCTCGTGAAAGAACAGGGAGTGAAGAACGTCTTTG TGAATGGCACTACTGGAGAAGGCCTGTCCCTGAGCATCTCAGAGCGTCGCCGGGTCGCCGAGGAGTGGGTGACAAAAGGGAGGAACAA GCTGGATCAGGTGGTAATTCACGTAGGAGCACTGAGCTTGAAGGAGTCACAAGAGCTG GCCCAACATGCAGCAGAAATAGGAGCCGATGGCATTGCTGTCCTTGCACCTTTCTTTCTCAAGCCGTGGAACAAAG ATGTCCTGATTAATTTCCTTAAGGAGGTGGCGGCTGCTGCCCCTGCATTGCCATTTTATTACTATCACATTCCTGCCTTGACGGGGATAAAAA TTCGTGCAGAGGAGTTGTTGGATGGGATTCAGGACAAGATCCCCACCTTCCAAGGGCTGAAATTCAGTGACACAGATCTCCTAGACTTCGGGCAGTGTGTTGATCAGAATCGCCAGCGGCAGTTTGCCTTCCTTTTTGGGGTGGATGAG CAACTGCTGAGTGCTCTGGTGATGGGAGCCACTGGAGCCGTGGGCAG ttttgTATCCAGAGATTTATCAACTTTGTGCTCAAACTAG